A single window of Colletes latitarsis isolate SP2378_abdomen chromosome 6, iyColLati1, whole genome shotgun sequence DNA harbors:
- the Smc6 gene encoding structural maintenance of chromosomes 6 — translation MESDTRTRRKRLSGEPDEHQSKRSKGKENSFDFTQECKAGKIKRILVRNFMCHDAMEVILNPNVNFIVGRNGSGKSAILTALTVGLGARANITSRGASVKSFIKKGKHSAMVEVTLLNKGPMAYKPDIYGESITVLRNIGNSSSYKIKNWKGEVISTKRNELDNVLRAMNIQIDNPISILNQDISRTFLVSSKPEEKYEFFMKATFLDVIGSNYKDAEVICQQEFEKLKQYNEILSDARKEVEQLKTNIKRVEEIDELRHELTSLEMELIWAVAITEEIKLHEIEDDFKKYEDSIKQFQDAESSTESKDEEINNKIRQIEQEIKQVEQEVTNNSAVYNKVREEYSVNKDVHSTKVREWRSTQSKIKRLEDDISMIRKEIHRLESDDNVEQNERNKIKDQLTLFEQKLNEIEALLRTKQTHKTHLETDKVRLLEKIKASKLEISNYEIRMQKIRREISARKQHSDNALTVFGRNIPRLLRRIEEEYNNGHFREKPRGPLGACIKMKDPAWSAAVENYLGFNTFSIFCADNSNDAQVLNAIMKEIYLNEKTPQIICSKFYSKIHDVHAHCTRSPNYSNLLNAMDISDPVIANCLIDRREVECILLIPTSKEASDIMSDATRVPRNCKRAFTQQGDMFYPDPHYRSYGGPRGLKAKFLQVSVSDAINALEEELRTIENEKSAVTQSCRVAAEKEKRMSSELMSVNGAVAKLHTAKSQYKTRIDDLKDKIEATEAMSVIVYKNELTELEKKLDQEKCEESRLNENVLELQKKIECLETEVKNHRELRQNLDLKINPLKENIKKLKNEKETINTTNRHAIKKLETLRRSLQTVTAKLEMQQRVTEKAVSDATMQCDRIEAKRSVKELERLSKDLKGEIHEIERKFGTIEKLRQDLKEKEAKCGKDLQLASKIEKSYQVHLKRLQDRKTLFSEMKQTYGVSIQNSFSNVLALRNKKGTIRIDHARKILELEVNALNDSKKTKNDARSLSGGERSYSTVAFILALWDCTGLPFYFLDEFDVFMDKVNRRVIMDILLDHTKTHPQSQFTFLTPLDTSNVLAEDYVTIHQLAAPERASRDQQA, via the exons ATGGAAAGTGATACGAGAACTAGAAGAAAAAGGCTTTCCGGAGAACCAGACGAACATCAATCGAAACGGTCAAAAGGGAAGGAAAATTCTTTTGATTTTACGCAGGAA TGTAAAGCtggtaaaataaaaagaattttagTGCGAAATTTTATGTGTCATGATGCCATGGAAGTAATATTAAATCCAAATGTGAATTTCATTGTTGGTCGTAATGGAAGTGGCAAAAGTGCAATATTGACAGCTTTAACGGTTGGTCTTGGTGCTAGAGCAAACATCACTAGTCGTGGGGCATCTGTGAAAA GTTTTATAAAAAAAGGAAAACATTCAGCAATGGTTGAAGTAACATTATTGAATAAAGGACCCATGGCATACAAACCAGACATTTATGGTGAATcaataacagttctccgtaataTTGGAAATTCATcatcatataaaataaaaaattggaaAG GCGAAGTGATTTCAACAAAACGAAACGAGCTTGATAATGTATTAAGAGCAATGAATATTCAAATAGATAATCCTATTTCTATTCTAAATCAAGATATATCAAGAACATTTTTAGTTTCGTCTAAGCCAGAAGAAAAGTACGAGTTCTTTATGAAAGCTACATTTTTAGATGTAATTGGTAGTAATTATAAAGATGCTGAAGTAATATGTCAGcaagaatttgaaaaattaaaacaatataATGAA ATTTTGTCAGATGCAAGGAAAGAAGTTGAGCAGCttaaaacaaatataaaaagaGTAGAAGAAATTGATGAATTACGACATGAATTAACTAGTTTAGAAATGGAATTGATTTGGGCAGTT GCTATAACAGAAGAAATAAAGTTGCACGAGATTGAAGATGATTTTAAGAAATATGAAgatagtattaaacaatttcaggATGCAGAATCATCTACAGAATCAAAAGAtgaagaaataaataataaaattcg ACAAATAGAGCAGGAAATTAAACAAGTAGAACAGGAAGTTACCAATAATTCTGCAGTATACAATAAAGTAAGAGAAGAATATAGTGTAAATAAGGATGTACATTCCACAAAAGTAAGGGAGTGGCGTTCTACTCAAAGTAAAATTAAGAGATTGGAGGATGATATAAGTATGATCAGAAAAGAAATACATCGATTAGAAAG cgATGATAATGTAGAACaaaatgaaagaaataaaataaaagatcaGTTAACACTTTTTGAGCAAAAGTTGAACGAAATTGAAGCGTTGTTACGGACTAAACAGACTCATAAAACACACTTGGAAACTGATAAAGTGCGActtttagaaaaaattaaagCTTCAAAACTTGAAATAAGCAACTATGAAATTCGTAtgc AGAAAATTAGGCGAGAAATAAGTGCACGCAAGCAACATTCTGACAATGCATTGACTGTATTTGGACGAAATATACCGCGTCTTTTGAGAAGAATCGAAGAAGAATATAATAATGGACATTTTAGAGAGAAACCGCGTGGCCCACTTG GGGCATGTATAAAAATGAAGGATCCGGCATGGTCCGCTGCCGTCGAAAATTATTTAGGATTTAATACTTTTAGTATATTTTGCGCAGATAATAGTAATGATGCCCAAGTATTAAATGCAATTATGAAGGAGATTTACTTAAATGAAAAAACTCCACAGATAATATGTAGCAAATTTTACAGTAAA ATTCATGATGTTCATGCTCATTGTACTCGATCGCCAAATTATTCCAATCTCTTAAATGCAATGGATATATCAGATCCTGTAATTGCTAATTGTCTAATCGATCGGCGTGAAGTTGAATGTATTTTACTGATTCCAACTAGCAAGGAAGCGTCTGATATTATGTCTGATGCTACAAGAGTTCCACGGAATTGTAAAAGAGCTTTCACTCAGCAAGGCGATATGTTTTATCCAGATCCACATTATAGGTCTTACGGTGGACCACGCGGCTTAAAAGCTAAATTTCTCCAAGTTTCCGTTAGTGATGCAATTAA CGCATTAGAAGAAGAGTTGCGTactatagaaaatgaaaaaagtgcAGTTACGCAATCGTGTAGGGTGGCCGCCGAAAAAGAGAAACGTATGAGTTCAGAATTAATGTCTGTTAATGGAGCAGTCGCGAAACTTCATACTGCTAAAAGTCAATATAAAACGCGAATTGATGATCTAAAGGATAAAATTGAAGCTACCGAGGCTATGTCTGTTATTGTATAT aaaaacgaaTTAACTGAATTAGAAAAAAAGTTGGATCAAGAAAAATGTGAGGAATCTCGCTTGAATGAAAATGTTCTTGAACTACAAAAAAAGATTGAATGTTTAGAGACTGAAGTTAAAAATCATAGAGAATTGAGGCAGAATCTAGATTTGAAAATTAACCCACTGAAG gaaaatataaaaaaattaaagaatgAAAAGGAAACGATAAATACAACGAATCGACACGCTATAAAAAAGTTAGAAACGCTTCGTCGGTCTTTGCAAACTGTAACAGCGAAATTAGAAATGCAACAAAGAGTTACTGAAAAGGCAGTGTCCGATGCTACAATGCAATGCGATAGAATAGAAGCAAAAAG ATCAGTCAAAGAACTTGAAAGGTTATCCAAAGATCTGAAAGGAGAAATTCACGAAATAGAGCGAAAATTTGGTACCATAGAAAAATTACGGCAAGATTTAAAAGAGAAAGAAGCAAAATGTGGAAAAGATTTGCAATTAGCTTCGAAAATTGAAAAGAGCTATCAa GTACATCTTAAGCGACTACAAGATCGGAAAACCTTATTTTCTGAAATGAAACAAACGTATGGAGTAAGCAtacaaaattcattttcaaacgTACTTGCTTTACGGAACAAAAAA GGTACTATACGTATTGATCATGCGCGGAAAATACTTGAACTTGAAGTGAACGCGTTGAATGACAGTAAAAAGACAAAGAATGATGCAAGATCATTATCAGGCGGTGAAAGGTCTTATTCGACCGTTGCTTTCATTTTAGCACTTTGGGATTGTACTGGTTTGCCTTTTTATTTCCTCGATGAATTTGACGTTTTCATG GATAAGGTGAATCGACGAGTTATAATGGATATTCTTTTGGATCATACCAAAACACATCCGCAAAGCCAGTTTACGTTTCTGACTCCCTTAGATACATCCAATGTCCTTGCAGAAGATTATGTAACAATTCATCA GCTAGCAGCACCAGAACGAGCGAGTCGGGATCAACAagcataa
- the LOC143342958 gene encoding antitrypsin isoform X4 produces the protein MCTRNHLLVACFISIAMATKAACNEALSAVSQGTNQFSLSLFQTALEENPGNLIMSPLSAAIVLAMAAYGARGETENQFKRVLNLPSPDSLGTSGYQALIDTLNNVKENKLNLANKVFVANKFSIEPGYQQLTENYFRSITQAVNFSKSQEAANIVNRWVQENTNDRIKNIVTSDDLNDMTALVLVNAVYFKGQWKNKFNSEDTKEMPFHVNENTVKNVPTMYRQGSYKYGELPHLNAKFIEIPYKGNELSMVIILPNEINGLSEVKKKLQDMNIADILNQGFTGDVQLYMPKFKIESKIELNSILKKLGLTDMFTARANFSGIANDNLAVSKVIQKAFIEVNEEGSEAAAATGMFVYFCAPAPRDPPLVFKIDKPFYFAIKHDTISLFDGVMRF, from the exons GAAATCATCTTTTGGTAGCGTGCTTTATTTCAATAGCAATGGCAACAAAGGCAGCTTGCAATGAAGCACTATCTGCTGTTTCACAAGGCACAAATCAATTTTCATTGTCATTATTTCAG ACTGCACTAGAAGAGAATCCAGGCAATCTTATAATGTCTCCTCTTAGTGCAGCTATTGTTCTTGCTATGGCTGCATATGGTGCTCGTGGAGAAACAGAAAACCAGTTTAAAAGAGTTCTCAATCTGCCATCTCCAGATAGTCTTGGTACATCTGGTTATCAAGCACTAATTGATACTCTAAAT AATGTCAAGGAAAATAAACTTAATCTTGCAAATAAAGTCTTTGTAGCAAACAAATTTTCTATAGAGCCAGGTTATCAACAATTAACAGAAAATTACTTTCGTTCTATTACTCAAGCAGTAAACTTTTCTAAATCTCAAGAAGCTGCAAATATAGTTAACAGATGGGTTCAGGAAAATACAAATGATCGCATCAAGAACATTGTTACCTCTG ATGATCTTAATGATATGACAGCATTAGTACTTGTTAATGCAGTATATTTCAAGGGGCagtggaaaaataaatttaattccgAGGATACTAAGGAAATGCCATTCCACGTTAATGAGAATACAGTAAAAAATGTTCCTACTATGTACAGAcaaggttcctataagtatggcGAACTCCCACATTTGAACGCGAAATTTATTGAAATACCATACAAG GGAAACGAATTGAGTATGGTCATAATTCTTCCAAATGAAATTAATGGTTTATCAGAGGTTAAAAAGAAGTTACAAGATATGAATATTGCCGATATTTTAAATCAAGGATTTACAGGCGATGTGCAATTATATATGCCAAAATTCAAAATCGAAAGTAAAATAGAGCTCAACAGTATTCTAAAAAAG TTGGGTTTAACTGACATGTTCACTGCGCGTGCTAATTTTTCCGGCATTGCTAATGACAATTTGGCTGTTAGCAAAGTTATACAAAAAGCTTTTATCGAAGTGAACGAAGAAGGTAGTGAAGCTGCTGCTGCCACTG gtATGTTCGTGTACTTCTGTGCCCCAGCTCCAAGAGAtccacccttagtttttaaaattgaCAAACCTTTTTACTTTGCAATTAAACATGACACAATTTCGCTTTTTGATGGAGTGATGAGATTTTAA
- the Cpr2 gene encoding cuticular protein 2, with protein sequence MAFKLVVFVAFVAAANAGLLPASAPLSYAPAAHIAYAAAAPLALAPVAKTVAVAPVAKAVVTKTVDADYDPHPQYSYAYDVHDSLTGDAKSQQESRDGDVVQGSYSLIESDGTKRTVDYTADPVNGFNAVVRKEPAAVAVKAVAAAPLAHAPLTYAASAPVLAAPVAKIAAPLAHAPAYYAAPSAKLAVAHAAPYAASLAAPYAASLAAPYVAHPAPYAAVAPAASIAYSAHPAPFAKLAAAPALTYAAPAHYL encoded by the exons ATGGCCTTCAAG TTAGTCGTGTTCGTTGCCTTCGTGGCTGCCGCCAACGCCGGATTACTGCCCGCGAGCGCACCCTTGTCGTACGCCCCTGCGGCGCACATCGCTTACGCAGCGGCAGCTCCTCTGGCTTTGGCCCCCGTAGCGAAGACCGTGGCTGTAGCCCCTGTAGCCAAGGCGGTGGTGACCAAGACCGTGGATGCTGACTACGACCCTCATCCCCAGTACAGCTATGCCTACGACGTGCACGACAGCTTGACCGGGGACGCCAAGAGCCAGCAAGAGAGCCGCGACGGAGACGTAGTCCAGGGTAGCTACTCTCTGATTGAGTCCGATGGAACGAAACGCACTGTCGACTACACCGCTGACCCAGTCAACGGATTCAACGCCGTAGTACGCAAGGAACCAGCCGCCGTTGCCGTGAAAGCCGTGGCAGCTGCTCCCCTCGCCCACGCACCTTTGACCTACGCAGCCTCCGCACCAGTTCTCGCCGCCCCGGTTGCCAAGATCGCTGCCCCCCTGGCGCATGCTCCGGCCTACTACGCCGCCCCTTCAGCTAAGCTCGCCGTCGCCCACGCCGCCCCATACGCCGCCTCGTTAGCCGCCCCATACGCCGCTTCGTTAGCCGCCCCATACGTTGCACACCCTGCACCGTACGCCGCCGTCGCTCCAGCAGCCTCCATCGCCTACTCGGCTCACCCCGCACCCTTCGCCAAGCTGGCGGCTGCTCCAGCTCTGACCTACGCCGCCCCCGCACACTACCTCTAA
- the LOC143342958 gene encoding antichymotrypsin-2 isoform X5 has protein sequence MATKAACNEALSAVSQGTNQFSLSLFQTALEENPGNLIMSPLSAAIVLAMAAYGARGETENQFKRVLNLPSPDSLGTSGYQALIDTLNNVKENKLNLANKVFVANKFSIEPGYQQLTENYFRSITQAVNFSKSQEAANIVNRWVQENTNDRIKNIVTSDDLNDMTALVLVNAVYFKGQWKNKFNSEDTKEMPFHVNENTVKNVPTMYRQGSYKYGELPHLNAKFIEIPYKGNELSMVIILPNEINGLSEVKKKLQDMNIADILNQGFTGDVQLYMPKFKIESKIELNSILKKLGLTDMFTARANFSGIANDNLAVSKVIQKAFIEVNEEGSEAAAATGTIMMKLSLSFPVDFAVTHPFLYSIVKTTKHEGKIVNFVSLFTGHINEPKV, from the exons ATGGCAACAAAGGCAGCTTGCAATGAAGCACTATCTGCTGTTTCACAAGGCACAAATCAATTTTCATTGTCATTATTTCAG ACTGCACTAGAAGAGAATCCAGGCAATCTTATAATGTCTCCTCTTAGTGCAGCTATTGTTCTTGCTATGGCTGCATATGGTGCTCGTGGAGAAACAGAAAACCAGTTTAAAAGAGTTCTCAATCTGCCATCTCCAGATAGTCTTGGTACATCTGGTTATCAAGCACTAATTGATACTCTAAAT AATGTCAAGGAAAATAAACTTAATCTTGCAAATAAAGTCTTTGTAGCAAACAAATTTTCTATAGAGCCAGGTTATCAACAATTAACAGAAAATTACTTTCGTTCTATTACTCAAGCAGTAAACTTTTCTAAATCTCAAGAAGCTGCAAATATAGTTAACAGATGGGTTCAGGAAAATACAAATGATCGCATCAAGAACATTGTTACCTCTG ATGATCTTAATGATATGACAGCATTAGTACTTGTTAATGCAGTATATTTCAAGGGGCagtggaaaaataaatttaattccgAGGATACTAAGGAAATGCCATTCCACGTTAATGAGAATACAGTAAAAAATGTTCCTACTATGTACAGAcaaggttcctataagtatggcGAACTCCCACATTTGAACGCGAAATTTATTGAAATACCATACAAG GGAAACGAATTGAGTATGGTCATAATTCTTCCAAATGAAATTAATGGTTTATCAGAGGTTAAAAAGAAGTTACAAGATATGAATATTGCCGATATTTTAAATCAAGGATTTACAGGCGATGTGCAATTATATATGCCAAAATTCAAAATCGAAAGTAAAATAGAGCTCAACAGTATTCTAAAAAAG TTGGGTTTAACTGACATGTTCACTGCGCGTGCTAATTTTTCCGGCATTGCTAATGACAATTTGGCTGTTAGCAAAGTTATACAAAAAGCTTTTATCGAAGTGAACGAAGAAGGTAGTGAAGCTGCTGCTGCCACTG GTACTATTATGATGAAATTGTCTTTGAGCTTTCCTGTGGATTTCGCTGTTACACATCCATTTTTGTATAGTATCGTAAAAACCACAAAGCACGAAGGAAAAATAGTTAATTTCGTCTCATTATTTACTGGTCATATTAACGAGCCTAAAGTATAA
- the LOC143342958 gene encoding antichymotrypsin-2 isoform X3, whose amino-acid sequence MCTRNHLLVACFISIAMATKAACNEALSAVSQGTNQFSLSLFQTALEENPGNLIMSPLSAAIVLAMAAYGARGETENQFKRVLNLPSPDSLGTSGYQALIDTLNNVKENKLNLANKVFVANKFSIEPGYQQLTENYFRSITQAVNFSKSQEAANIVNRWVQENTNDRIKNIVTSDDLNDMTALVLVNAVYFKGQWKNKFNSEDTKEMPFHVNENTVKNVPTMYRQGSYKYGELPHLNAKFIEIPYKGNELSMVIILPNEINGLSEVKKKLQDMNIADILNQGFTGDVQLYMPKFKIESKIELNSILKKLGLTDMFTARANFSGIANDNLAVSKVIQKAFIEVNEEGSEAAAATGLGVRPLSSAWSPPKPIEFRINRPFLLFIKHNHVSLFLATVIS is encoded by the exons GAAATCATCTTTTGGTAGCGTGCTTTATTTCAATAGCAATGGCAACAAAGGCAGCTTGCAATGAAGCACTATCTGCTGTTTCACAAGGCACAAATCAATTTTCATTGTCATTATTTCAG ACTGCACTAGAAGAGAATCCAGGCAATCTTATAATGTCTCCTCTTAGTGCAGCTATTGTTCTTGCTATGGCTGCATATGGTGCTCGTGGAGAAACAGAAAACCAGTTTAAAAGAGTTCTCAATCTGCCATCTCCAGATAGTCTTGGTACATCTGGTTATCAAGCACTAATTGATACTCTAAAT AATGTCAAGGAAAATAAACTTAATCTTGCAAATAAAGTCTTTGTAGCAAACAAATTTTCTATAGAGCCAGGTTATCAACAATTAACAGAAAATTACTTTCGTTCTATTACTCAAGCAGTAAACTTTTCTAAATCTCAAGAAGCTGCAAATATAGTTAACAGATGGGTTCAGGAAAATACAAATGATCGCATCAAGAACATTGTTACCTCTG ATGATCTTAATGATATGACAGCATTAGTACTTGTTAATGCAGTATATTTCAAGGGGCagtggaaaaataaatttaattccgAGGATACTAAGGAAATGCCATTCCACGTTAATGAGAATACAGTAAAAAATGTTCCTACTATGTACAGAcaaggttcctataagtatggcGAACTCCCACATTTGAACGCGAAATTTATTGAAATACCATACAAG GGAAACGAATTGAGTATGGTCATAATTCTTCCAAATGAAATTAATGGTTTATCAGAGGTTAAAAAGAAGTTACAAGATATGAATATTGCCGATATTTTAAATCAAGGATTTACAGGCGATGTGCAATTATATATGCCAAAATTCAAAATCGAAAGTAAAATAGAGCTCAACAGTATTCTAAAAAAG TTGGGTTTAACTGACATGTTCACTGCGCGTGCTAATTTTTCCGGCATTGCTAATGACAATTTGGCTGTTAGCAAAGTTATACAAAAAGCTTTTATCGAAGTGAACGAAGAAGGTAGTGAAGCTGCTGCTGCCACTG GTCTTGGTGTAAGGCCTCTTTCCAGCGCTTGGTCACCGCCGAAGCCCATTGAGTTCCGCATCAATCGACCATTCCTTTTGTTCATTAAGCATAACCACGTATCTTTGTTTTTAGCAACTGTGATATCTTGA
- the LOC143342958 gene encoding antitrypsin isoform X2 codes for MCTRNHLLVACFISIAMATKAACNEALSAVSQGTNQFSLSLFQTALEENPGNLIMSPLSAAIVLAMAAYGARGETENQFKRVLNLPSPDSLGTSGYQALIDTLNNVKENKLNLANKVFVANKFSIEPGYQQLTENYFRSITQAVNFSKSQEAANIVNRWVQENTNDRIKNIVTSDDLNDMTALVLVNAVYFKGQWKNKFNSEDTKEMPFHVNENTVKNVPTMYRQGSYKYGELPHLNAKFIEIPYKGNELSMVIILPNEINGLSEVKKKLQDMNIADILNQGFTGDVQLYMPKFKIESKIELNSILKKLGLTDMFTARANFSGIANDNLAVSKVIQKAFIEVNEEGSEAAAATAIQLRCCSIMVHPEIRINHPFMYGIIKTFHNDACDISENALIFMGHVNEP; via the exons GAAATCATCTTTTGGTAGCGTGCTTTATTTCAATAGCAATGGCAACAAAGGCAGCTTGCAATGAAGCACTATCTGCTGTTTCACAAGGCACAAATCAATTTTCATTGTCATTATTTCAG ACTGCACTAGAAGAGAATCCAGGCAATCTTATAATGTCTCCTCTTAGTGCAGCTATTGTTCTTGCTATGGCTGCATATGGTGCTCGTGGAGAAACAGAAAACCAGTTTAAAAGAGTTCTCAATCTGCCATCTCCAGATAGTCTTGGTACATCTGGTTATCAAGCACTAATTGATACTCTAAAT AATGTCAAGGAAAATAAACTTAATCTTGCAAATAAAGTCTTTGTAGCAAACAAATTTTCTATAGAGCCAGGTTATCAACAATTAACAGAAAATTACTTTCGTTCTATTACTCAAGCAGTAAACTTTTCTAAATCTCAAGAAGCTGCAAATATAGTTAACAGATGGGTTCAGGAAAATACAAATGATCGCATCAAGAACATTGTTACCTCTG ATGATCTTAATGATATGACAGCATTAGTACTTGTTAATGCAGTATATTTCAAGGGGCagtggaaaaataaatttaattccgAGGATACTAAGGAAATGCCATTCCACGTTAATGAGAATACAGTAAAAAATGTTCCTACTATGTACAGAcaaggttcctataagtatggcGAACTCCCACATTTGAACGCGAAATTTATTGAAATACCATACAAG GGAAACGAATTGAGTATGGTCATAATTCTTCCAAATGAAATTAATGGTTTATCAGAGGTTAAAAAGAAGTTACAAGATATGAATATTGCCGATATTTTAAATCAAGGATTTACAGGCGATGTGCAATTATATATGCCAAAATTCAAAATCGAAAGTAAAATAGAGCTCAACAGTATTCTAAAAAAG TTGGGTTTAACTGACATGTTCACTGCGCGTGCTAATTTTTCCGGCATTGCTAATGACAATTTGGCTGTTAGCAAAGTTATACAAAAAGCTTTTATCGAAGTGAACGAAGAAGGTAGTGAAGCTGCTGCTGCCACTG CGATACAACTACGTTGCTGCTCTATCATGGTCCATCCGGAAATCAGAATCAACCATCCATTTATGTATGGCATCATTAAAACATTTCACAATGATGCATGTGACATTTCTGAAAATGCACTAATATTTATGGGACATGTTAATGAACCATAG
- the LOC143342958 gene encoding antichymotrypsin-2 isoform X1: MCTRNHLLVACFISIAMATKAACNEALSAVSQGTNQFSLSLFQTALEENPGNLIMSPLSAAIVLAMAAYGARGETENQFKRVLNLPSPDSLGTSGYQALIDTLNNVKENKLNLANKVFVANKFSIEPGYQQLTENYFRSITQAVNFSKSQEAANIVNRWVQENTNDRIKNIVTSDDLNDMTALVLVNAVYFKGQWKNKFNSEDTKEMPFHVNENTVKNVPTMYRQGSYKYGELPHLNAKFIEIPYKGNELSMVIILPNEINGLSEVKKKLQDMNIADILNQGFTGDVQLYMPKFKIESKIELNSILKKLGLTDMFTARANFSGIANDNLAVSKVIQKAFIEVNEEGSEAAAATGTIMMKLSLSFPVDFAVTHPFLYSIVKTTKHEGKIVNFVSLFTGHINEPKV, translated from the exons GAAATCATCTTTTGGTAGCGTGCTTTATTTCAATAGCAATGGCAACAAAGGCAGCTTGCAATGAAGCACTATCTGCTGTTTCACAAGGCACAAATCAATTTTCATTGTCATTATTTCAG ACTGCACTAGAAGAGAATCCAGGCAATCTTATAATGTCTCCTCTTAGTGCAGCTATTGTTCTTGCTATGGCTGCATATGGTGCTCGTGGAGAAACAGAAAACCAGTTTAAAAGAGTTCTCAATCTGCCATCTCCAGATAGTCTTGGTACATCTGGTTATCAAGCACTAATTGATACTCTAAAT AATGTCAAGGAAAATAAACTTAATCTTGCAAATAAAGTCTTTGTAGCAAACAAATTTTCTATAGAGCCAGGTTATCAACAATTAACAGAAAATTACTTTCGTTCTATTACTCAAGCAGTAAACTTTTCTAAATCTCAAGAAGCTGCAAATATAGTTAACAGATGGGTTCAGGAAAATACAAATGATCGCATCAAGAACATTGTTACCTCTG ATGATCTTAATGATATGACAGCATTAGTACTTGTTAATGCAGTATATTTCAAGGGGCagtggaaaaataaatttaattccgAGGATACTAAGGAAATGCCATTCCACGTTAATGAGAATACAGTAAAAAATGTTCCTACTATGTACAGAcaaggttcctataagtatggcGAACTCCCACATTTGAACGCGAAATTTATTGAAATACCATACAAG GGAAACGAATTGAGTATGGTCATAATTCTTCCAAATGAAATTAATGGTTTATCAGAGGTTAAAAAGAAGTTACAAGATATGAATATTGCCGATATTTTAAATCAAGGATTTACAGGCGATGTGCAATTATATATGCCAAAATTCAAAATCGAAAGTAAAATAGAGCTCAACAGTATTCTAAAAAAG TTGGGTTTAACTGACATGTTCACTGCGCGTGCTAATTTTTCCGGCATTGCTAATGACAATTTGGCTGTTAGCAAAGTTATACAAAAAGCTTTTATCGAAGTGAACGAAGAAGGTAGTGAAGCTGCTGCTGCCACTG GTACTATTATGATGAAATTGTCTTTGAGCTTTCCTGTGGATTTCGCTGTTACACATCCATTTTTGTATAGTATCGTAAAAACCACAAAGCACGAAGGAAAAATAGTTAATTTCGTCTCATTATTTACTGGTCATATTAACGAGCCTAAAGTATAA
- the Cpr1 gene encoding cuticular protein 1, translating to MAFKFVAFAALVAAANAGLLPASAPLTYAPAASLAYTAAAPLAVAPVAKTLAVAPVAKAVDADFDPNPQYSYAYDVHDSLTGDAKSQQETRDGDVVQGSYSLVEPDGTRRIVDYVADPVNGFNAVVRKEAAAAPLVAAAPVAKLATPVAYAAPIAKIAAAPVAYAKYAAAPVAYAAPIAKYAAAPAVSYAAPVAKIAASPFAYAAPAQALIN from the exons ATGGCCTTCAAG TTCGTCGCCTTCGCCGCTCTGGTCGCAGCTGCCAACGCAGGACTCCTGCCTGCGTCCGCACCGTTGACCTACGCACCTGCAGCTTCGCTCGCGTACACCGCAGCAGCCCCGTTGGCAGTGGCACCAGTGGCCAAGACGCTCGCTGTAGCCCCCGTAGCCAAGGCAGTGGACGCCGACTTTGACCCCAACCCTCAGTACAGCTACGCCTACGACGTGCACGACAGCCTGACCGGAGACGCCAAGAGCCAACAGGAGACCCGCGACGGAGACGTTGTACAAGGCAGCTACTCTCTGGTCGAACCTGACGGTACCAGACGCATCGTCGACTACGTCGCCGACCCGGTCAACGGTTTCAACGCCGTCGTTCGCAAGGAAGCAGCAGCCGCCCCCCTGGTAGCCGCCGCGCCTGTAGCTAAACTGGCCACTCCCGTTGCCTATGCGGCGCCAATTGCCAAGATCGCCGCCGCCCCCGTTGCCTACGCCAAGTACGCTGCAGCTCCGGTTGCCTACGCGGCCCCCATCGCCAAATACGCCGCAGCACCAGCCGTCTCCTACGCTGCACCGGTCGCCAAAATCGCCGCATCGCCTTTCGCCTACGCCGCCCCTGCCCAGGCTCTCATCAACTGA